A window of Deltaproteobacteria bacterium genomic DNA:
CCTCCTGCTCGAGATTCGCGGCCTGTATCCGGATAGCACGCTCATACTCCTGACCGGCTACGCCGACAAGCAGAATGCCATCCGCAGCATCAATGAGGTGGGCATCTTCCACTACATCGAGAAGCCGTGGGACAACGACGATCTTCTGACCATCATCCGCACCGGGCTCGACAAGCGCCTGCAATTGCACCGTCTGCATGAACGCGCGCGCGAACTGGAGGCGCGCGTCCGGCAACTGGAGCAGCGCAACCTCGAGCTGGAACACCGCCTGGCAGTGTTGGGCGGCAGGTGACCAGAGCGGATCGCGCTCGTCACGGATCGCCTCCGAACGGCTCCGGTTTTTGCTCGCTCCGGTTCCAGCGCCAAAGGCGCGCCAGCCGCCCGGCGCTGTCGCCACTGACCGTCAAGTGGACGAAGTGCGCCTCTCCGCCCTCGGGCACCCATGTGCCGACGTTGAGGTAAGTGCGGCCGCCGGGCAATGGCCATTTCCCCGCTTCGTGGGAGTGGCCGAAGACGACAAACGGTACGGCCAGGATGGCGGCGATCCGCCCAGCCGTGCGCAGTAGCTGCGCCGCCTCGGTAACCCGCCGAAAGCGGAGGGCGCCCCAATAGGCGATCAGCCCGATCAAGGCCGCGGCACCAGCGAGCACCAGCGAGCCGACCCGAGCCGGGTACCAGATCAGAACGAACACGGCCAGAGCGGCGATCAGCACCGCGCCGGCGATCAAGTCGAGCGCGAGGAAGCGGGCGGTGGCGAGGGCATCACGCATCACCGGGGCGGCCCGCAATGCGTCGAGCGTCGCCACCGTGCCCGCCGGGAGCCCGAAGCGCTCGTCGGCGGTGGCCACGCGTTGTTCATGGACGGCGCGCACCGCCTGCTCGGCTGCGCGATTCGGGCGTCCGCTCTTGGCCAGAATGCGCAGCACCATGCCGGCGTACAGGCGTAGCGTGCTCGGCAGCAGCGAGAGATTGCCCCGGATCACCCAGCCGATGTACTCGCTGACGGACTTGATGTTCTCCGCCGCCGACGCGTTGATGGTCTTCATCTGGTTGGTGAAGTAACGGATTGCCAGCTCCGAGATGGACATTTGCAGGCGCGTCGAACACTGCGGTACCAGGGGATTGAGGACGTATTGAGAACAGCAGAACGGGTCGTACTGGGAGCCGTGCTCGACATAGAGCACGTCGGGGACGTACCAGAACCATTCGCCAAACCGGACCCGAGCCACCACCGCTTCCTTCATCGTCATGTAACTGACGTCCTCGGGATGATGCTCGGCGATCAAGCGCCGGAAGTGTTCCTGCACTTCGGGCCAGAACATCTCGATGTCGTGGTTCCCTCGCAGCACCACGATCGCGTTGCCTTCGGCGACGAAGCGCGCCAGCGCCAACAGCAGCTGCGGATGCGAGCTGCGCAGGATCGTGTCGAGTTTCCAGCGCGACTTCTGCGCCTCGGTGCCGGCGCCGTAGCGGAACTCGCTGTCGAGAAACGTCGCACCGCGCAGCATCGGCGTGGCCGGATCGGGCCGGTCCGTAATGTAGAGGAACTCTATCAGGTCGCCACCGATGATGAGCAGCCAGCGTCGATCTGCGGCGCGATGGAGGCGATAGTAGCGCAGGAAATCGGCGAATTCCTCGTCGAAGTGGTACAAGCCCGGCGTCGGGTTGCTCCAGCCCCCGCGCAGATGCAGATCGCTGACGACGAGATAATCGACCGGCATCCCTGTCTCTGTCATTGCCTCTACGATCCGGTCGATATCGTGTGCGGCGTGCGGTCGGCCACGGTCGGCGCGTTGGTTCTGCTCTCCAGTCGGTCGCTGAGAATCCGCGTCAAGTTGAGGAAAACCGTCGCCGCGATGCGCGGATAGCGCCGGCGCAGCCGCTGCAAAAAGCGCCCGTCCAGTACCAGATATTCCGTGTCCTCGGTTGCAACCACATCGGCGGAGCGCGGGCGCTGGCGCACCAAGCCCATCTCGCCAATGACCTCGCCGCGACCGAGGCGGCGAATCACGTGCGCCCTGTCGCCCTCGTGGACCTCGGCCCGCCCCGCGAGCAGGACGTAGAGCTCCGGCTTCATCTCGCCGCACCGTGCGATGAAGCGGCCGCGCGCGGCCGCCTCGAGATGCCCCATCAGCACCACCAGTTTGGCCTGAAAAGGCCGCAAGCCGGCAAACAGCGGGATCTGCTTCTCCGGCGCGGGGCCGAGCTTCAAAAACAGGAGATCCCACAAGGTGATGATCTTGGTTGTCGTCACCAAGGCCGGTGTCAAAAACAGCTCCACGAGCAAGGCAATGCCCATGGTGACGCCGGAGAGCAAGCCGAAGTGCAGTACCGGCTGGAAGTTCGAGAGACAAACGATGAAGAACCCGGCCGACAATGCCAGCGTGATGAAGAACGCCGCCTGCCCGACGGAGCCCATGGCGTTGATGATGGCCTGCTCCTGACTGCCCGTCTTGCGCAGCTCTTCGTTGAAGGCGCTGAGGAGATGGATCGTGTCGTCGATGGCGATGCCGATCGCGATCGCGGCGATCATGCTGGTGGAGATGTTTAGGCTGATGCCGCACCAGCCCATCAGGCCGAAGAGCGCCACCGTCGGCACCACGTTCGGAATGAGGGCCAAGATGCCGACGCGGATCGACAGGAACATCAACGACAGCAGTGCCAACAGCACCAACAGCTCCTGCCACAGCCCGGTGATCTGCCCCCACGCCAGCGCATCGGCGGACCGATTGAGCAGCACCACGGTGCCGGTCGGCCGCACGCTGACCCCACGCGGAAACCGCGTCGCGGCGAACGATTGCACGCGCTCCACGAATCCACCGACCTCAGCGGAGCGCGACAGGGAGGTGCGCACGATGATGTTCGC
This region includes:
- a CDS encoding metallophosphoesterase; translated protein: MTETGMPVDYLVVSDLHLRGGWSNPTPGLYHFDEEFADFLRYYRLHRAADRRWLLIIGGDLIEFLYITDRPDPATPMLRGATFLDSEFRYGAGTEAQKSRWKLDTILRSSHPQLLLALARFVAEGNAIVVLRGNHDIEMFWPEVQEHFRRLIAEHHPEDVSYMTMKEAVVARVRFGEWFWYVPDVLYVEHGSQYDPFCCSQYVLNPLVPQCSTRLQMSISELAIRYFTNQMKTINASAAENIKSVSEYIGWVIRGNLSLLPSTLRLYAGMVLRILAKSGRPNRAAEQAVRAVHEQRVATADERFGLPAGTVATLDALRAAPVMRDALATARFLALDLIAGAVLIAALAVFVLIWYPARVGSLVLAGAAALIGLIAYWGALRFRRVTEAAQLLRTAGRIAAILAVPFVVFGHSHEAGKWPLPGGRTYLNVGTWVPEGGEAHFVHLTVSGDSAGRLARLWRWNRSEQKPEPFGGDP
- a CDS encoding response regulator, with amino-acid sequence METAESRSTILLVDDEPTVCQSLSALLELETPHQVLVETSPQRAIQLAKVTPLDLVVSDFLMPEIDGIGLLLEIRGLYPDSTLILLTGYADKQNAIRSINEVGIFHYIEKPWDNDDLLTIIRTGLDKRLQLHRLHERARELEARVRQLEQRNLELEHRLAVLGGR